The genomic interval TAGCCCCAAGACTTCGCTAGGTTAGCACCTACAATAGCATGTCCTCCTTCTGCGTTTTCATATACCTTCCCAATGTCGTGTAGTAGCCCAGATTTCTTTGCATTATTTATTGTTAAACTGTCTAAACCTAGCTCCTCTGCTATTCTCTCGGCTATTATAGCAACTTCAATAGAGTGGTGAAGAACATTCTGTGAATAACTATGCTTAAACTTCATCTTCCCTACATACCTGTATTCATCGTTTGACATAGGTTGAATGCCTAACTTTAAGTAAGTTTCTTCACCAATCTTGTATAATTCATTCTCAAAGTCTTTGGTAACTCTCTCAAAAACCTCTTCTATTGTTGTAGGATGTATTCTTCCATCTTCCAAGAGTTTGTTAAGTGTTCTAGCGGCGATTTCTCTTCTTAAGGGGTCAAAACTTGAGAGAACTACCACATTCGGAGTATCGTCAATTATAACATCAACACCCGTGATCATCTCAAACGCTCTTATATTCCTTCCCTCTCTGCCTATTATCCTACCTTTCATATCGTCGTTTGGGAGATTAACAGTTGAGACAACATTGTCATTCACAACATCCAGAGCTATTCTCTGGATTGCGTCAATCAATATCTTTCTTGCTTTCTCGTTTGCTATCTGTTTGTATTCATTCTCTATCTTGCTGACAACTTCAAGTGAAGATATTTCAACTTCTTTCTTTATGCTTTCCAAAAGTAGATTTCTAGCCTCTTCTTCTGTCATTGATGCTATTCTTTGAAGATCCTGATTTATCTTTTCTTTTAGTGATAGAACTTGAGACTCTAGATCTTTGATTTCTTTTTCTTTTATAGATATTTCTTTTTCTCTTCTCTGAAGATATACTTCCTTTCGTTCTAGTAGTTCCTCTTTACTAGAGAGTCTTTTTTCAAGCATCTGTAGGTCTCTACGAATATTTCTGAGGTCTTTCTCTACATCGTTTCTGTATGAGTTTATTTCTTCCTTTGCAGAGGAAAGGAATTTATTCTTAAGTTCCTCTGCTTCCTTGTATGCAAGATTTATAAGATTTTCTTTCTCTTCTACTGCACTGTTTATTATGGCTTCCGCTCTTTCTTTCGCTTTTATTATCCTCAATCTATCTAGTATCAAGAATATTCCTGATGTTAAGAGTGCAGATATAAAAGAAGCTATGGCAATCTCTAACCACATGGTATTTCTCCTAAAGTATTTTTTTAGAGCAATTAATTAGAACTGTTGCTCTCGGAACAGGTATAGTGAAAGCCCACTTTCTATCTTTGGGTAGAAATCCGTTGATTTTTGAGGCATAACGAGACCTGCTTCAGAGACTTTTATAACCTCATCAACTGTAACAGGGTTCAGTATGAACAATAAGTCTCTGATACCTTTCTTGACAGTCTGTAAGCCTTCTTTCTCATACCTTATATAATCAACATAAGCCCTTGAGAGTATTTGCTCATCAGATAAACCAAGAGTGTCTTTTAGAACCAGTTCTGTAAGTATTGATACATCAAGACTAGCAACTTCTTTGCCTAGGTTCTTTGAATACTCTTGTATGATACTACTCTTTACCTCATCCTTCAAAGTTATCAGGTAGAGTTTAGTTGCTTCATACATTGAATAAAGACCAAAGCATACACTACCTTTTTGTTTCCTATCTGACATTACCATATTTAGTTTGTTAAGAGCTACATCAACTACTTGTTCGGAGTAGTTTATAACAGCAATCTTGAAGTATCTGTCTAGTTTCTTGATAAACTCTTCCTGGGAGAAAGAATCTACTTTTACAAGTCTGTGTGTAGGAAGTATGACCAGATCCCTAGAATACATATTGAAGAATGTTCCTAGGACATAGGAGTAAGTGTCATTATCGCCTCCTCCTTTCTCTTTGACATATTGGAGAGTGGTTTCATATCTATGATGTCCGTCAGCAATGTAAATTGAAGATTTTGAGAGAGTTTCTAGTATGAAATCCTCAAGCTGTTTGTTAGGTATCTTCCATAGAGTATGTTTTACCCCGTTTTCATCAACCGCTGTCTTTGCTGTGTAGTCAAACTCCATATCGTATATTTTGCTATTTACCAGGTTATCTCTATCAGAGTATAAGAAAAACAGAGGTTCAAGTTGCCCTTCAACTGCTTCCATCAGTTTTCTTCTATCCTCTTTGGGGCCTCCGAATGTCTTTTCATGTCTAAAGACCCCGTTACCATACTCTTCAACTTTCAATAAAGAAACAATACCTCTTCTCTTGTAATTCGCGCCTCGTATGGTAAATTTTTGCTCGTATATGAATATGCCAGGATTTTTATCAGTTGTTAGAACATCTTTCAGTAGCCAACTTAGAAGCTTCTTTTTAGCGTTTGAGTATTTGTTGTCTCCTTCTCCTTCAGGTAATGTTAGATGGACAATGTTGTAAGGACTCTTTGAGGCATATATCTCTCTCTGTTCTGGGGTGATGACATCGTAAGGAGGTGCTACTACTAGGTTTAAATCATTTATCAAGTTCGTATTGTATCCTGTCGTGTTGAAGGGTCTGAGTAAAGGCATATTTTTTGTCTCCTACTTATTTTATATTATATTTCTCTGAAATGGATTTTAAAGTATTGTTTATTTCCTTAGCAATATCAAGCAAGAAATCTCTCTTTCTTAGTTTTATCTCGTGATTTATTGGTAGCTTCCCATCTGCTATCTCTCTGAGTTCTCTCTTAATTCTATGAACAGGTCCAGCTATCCTATGCGAGAAGAATAAGCCGAAAGCAGATATAAGTATTATCTGAAGAATACTTAAAGCCAGTATAGGTCTCCAGTAAAGATCCAAAAGATTGTATGCCTTTTTACCATAAGTTCGTGTTTCGTAGTATAAGACATCTTTATACTCCCTTACACTACCT from Spirochaetota bacterium carries:
- the rny gene encoding ribonuclease Y, which produces MWLEIAIASFISALLTSGIFLILDRLRIIKAKERAEAIINSAVEEKENLINLAYKEAEELKNKFLSSAKEEINSYRNDVEKDLRNIRRDLQMLEKRLSSKEELLERKEVYLQRREKEISIKEKEIKDLESQVLSLKEKINQDLQRIASMTEEEARNLLLESIKKEVEISSLEVVSKIENEYKQIANEKARKILIDAIQRIALDVVNDNVVSTVNLPNDDMKGRIIGREGRNIRAFEMITGVDVIIDDTPNVVVLSSFDPLRREIAARTLNKLLEDGRIHPTTIEEVFERVTKDFENELYKIGEETYLKLGIQPMSNDEYRYVGKMKFKHSYSQNVLHHSIEVAIIAERIAEELGLDSLTINNAKKSGLLHDIGKVYENAEGGHAIVGANLAKSWGYSDRIVNAIASHHGEVEPLYIEASILAVADAISAARPGARKENIENYIKRLENLERIATSMPNVEKAYAIQAGRELRVFVDSEKVSDEEAKLMAKNIAKRIYEEISFPGQIKVTLIRETRIVETVR
- a CDS encoding DUF1015 domain-containing protein, with translation MPLLRPFNTTGYNTNLINDLNLVVAPPYDVITPEQREIYASKSPYNIVHLTLPEGEGDNKYSNAKKKLLSWLLKDVLTTDKNPGIFIYEQKFTIRGANYKRRGIVSLLKVEEYGNGVFRHEKTFGGPKEDRRKLMEAVEGQLEPLFFLYSDRDNLVNSKIYDMEFDYTAKTAVDENGVKHTLWKIPNKQLEDFILETLSKSSIYIADGHHRYETTLQYVKEKGGGDNDTYSYVLGTFFNMYSRDLVILPTHRLVKVDSFSQEEFIKKLDRYFKIAVINYSEQVVDVALNKLNMVMSDRKQKGSVCFGLYSMYEATKLYLITLKDEVKSSIIQEYSKNLGKEVASLDVSILTELVLKDTLGLSDEQILSRAYVDYIRYEKEGLQTVKKGIRDLLFILNPVTVDEVIKVSEAGLVMPQKSTDFYPKIESGLSLYLFREQQF